Part of the Candidatus Margulisiibacteriota bacterium genome, AGGCAAAAATGTCATTTATTCTTCTTCTCCTTCTTTGTATTTTCGAATGGCTTCCAAGCGCTCCATTATTTTCGTTTCTCTCTTTTGATACTCATCTTCGGTAATCTCCCCCATATCTAAAAGGGTTTGGGCTTCTAATAACGCCTGTTGAGGCTTGGCTTCATCGGAAAGCTCCTCATCGACTTGGGTCTTTATCGCCTCAAAGATCCCCATAAATCCCTGGACCGGCAGCATTAATATATCATCGATTATAAATGCCATATCAAAAATCCCAATGTCAAATGGATGTCCGCCTTAGGCGGATTATTTAAATAATTTATTCCATCATTTGTCATTTTTAATTGGTCATTGGCCATTAATTTCAAAACATCAGCTCCACATTGGCGAAATTATAGGGCGCCAGCGGCCCGACATATTTCAAATTTATTCGATCCTTATGCTGTTCGTGGATTTTATTCACTAATTCGTCAAAATCTTTTTCTTTCTCCTTCTCCACCAAAAAGGCCGCATTCATTAGCCAGGGATCGCCATAGGTAGAATTCAACTTATAATCAACCGCCAATTTCTTAAATTTTCCCAGCAAGTCTTCAACTTCCTTTTCTTTTTTTATCTTTAAAAGTTCCTCAACTCTTCTTCCAATCTCCATTAAATTTGGATGGGGGGAACTTTTTAATTTTTTTATCTCCGGCGTTTCAGCAATTTCGGCAAAGATCGGTTCCAGAGCCGTCCACATGACCCGCAAGCCCAGTTCTACTTTACCCTTCATATTTTTAATCATATCCTTCAAGGTTGCTTCAAAGCGTTTTAATCCCTTTTCTACTACTTCCGCTTCACTCTTCGCAACAGTGCAAAAGCGCACCGGAAGCGCGGTAAATTCTTGCATAGCTTCCTCAACCACCAGTTCATGCGGCATCAAATTCTCCCGCAAGGCTTGATACCTCATCTTGGGCGAGCGACTTACGACTGCGCCCAGCCCATCAAAAGAAATGGCATAAACCCTGTCACTCCGGCCTCCGATACCCGGAGTCTTAAACTCTTTTCCCTCTTTAGGGTTATCTATAATGCAATAGACATATATACCCTCTTCGCCTGTCATTTTTCCTTTGCCTCATCGGACAGCGCCGCTACCAGAGCGCCTTTGGCTACCGTGCGCAAAGGCTGGGATGCCATCCGCACTGATTTTATGGCTAAGGGAAATTTAGATCGCTCCAAAATGCTTTTAAACCTGTCTGAAAATCCGGGAGGCAAAGAAGTTCCCCCTGATAAAATAATAGAAAGGGGTTTATCAAGGCGCGGCATCTTTTTGTTCTTTTCAAATTCCCTTTTTATGTTTTCAATAACATATTCAATGAGATGACTGTAATAGATAGATAAGGCGCTTTCTATTCTGGATAGGCCGGTTTCCTTGGATAGATCAAGACTGGTTTCTTTAATAGCAGAGATGCGGCTCGCAGTTTCATCGACACTCAAAGCTACCTGCTGATCAATCCAGTCCCCGGCCTTGGTAACGCTAAAGGCAACTATGGGAACGGAAAGGTAGGAAAGGCACATATTGACCATGCCGCCGCCAAAAGAAAGTCCGATCCCAGAAAAATCTTCATCGCCTAACTCCGCCAGAACTATGGCGTGCGCCTCATTGATTACTTTAGGGGTATAGCCAAGCCTGGCGATAAAACCATAGAGAATTTTCTCATGATAGATAACGTTGAAATCAGCATCAATTGGCTCACCGGGGACGGAATAGTAAACGATCTCGCCATCGCGGCGGGGTTTTCCTAAAACGCTTTTAATTAAAAGTTCTACCATGGGCAAAGCTTCTTTTTCCGAAGGGCTGACAATCCCTTTCTGGAGCGGTCGGCGGGTATCTTTGTGGAAAATATTGGCAAATTCCAGAGCTTCATCTCCCACTACGTACAGCTTGTTATCTTTGATAATATACTTAACCCGGGAATTATCCAGCATATTGCGGGTAAAATCCGTGTGTTCTACCTCAAAGAAGGCATCTCGCTGAGATCTAAAGATGATGGAATCGCCGTTTTTCTCCGCGAATTTTATAAAACAGGTCCCAATGTCTATCCCCTTACCATATTCTGCCTGCCTGCCTGCCCGTCCGGCAGGCACGGCTTTCTCGATTACCTTAACCATCTTTGCAACCTTCTTTTTAACTTTTCCGCCTTTGGCGAACTTTTTCCCCTTTACCATAACTTACCTCCCTTTTGCCTTTTTAAACGCTTCGACCGCGCCTCCGAGGTTAAACTTGTCTTTCTCATCAGTTGTAACCTTTTCAAGATTACTTTCCATCTTTACCTCCTCTAATTCTATCGGCGGAATGAAACTGGTTTTAATTTGAATTCTTTTCTCCTCATCTTCTGTCTCTCTTAGCCTTCTGACACCGGGACGATAAGACCCGCTTCTGACAATCCTCTCTTTAACCGGCAAGGCCCCTATTTCACGGGCAACTTCTTTGGCAACTCCTTTAGCGACTTCCTCCAGCATTGACTTATCTACGATAAACTTCCAACCCTCACCCGATAAAAGCTTTGCTCCTTTGGGAGCCAGAGCAAAATATTTGCCCTCATTTACCCTCAAATATCCTTGTCGAATAAGGGATTTACAAACCAGATCCGCATAACCAGGAGATATTCCTAATCTTTGGGTAATCAAACTTCTCCCGGCCTTACCCTTTTCTCCGACAACCTTTAATATCTCTTGTTCAGTTGTTCCCATCCTCACCCACCATTCGCTTCGCTCATAAGCCCGCCACCCCACTAGGTGGGGAGAGTAAGCTTTTTAACCGAAAATAAATCACAACCGTTGCTCGTATATTCATATAAAAGATCAAAAGCCTTTTTTAACTCCACAAATTGCTTGGCGGCCTCCGGATTATCTGGATTTTTGTCGGGGTGAAGCTTTCCGGCCATGGCACGGTAGGCCCGTTTAACCTCTTCCGGAGGGGGATCTTCTACTATTCCCAAAACTGCCTTGGCATAGAAAATTTCATCCGGAGTTAATTTCTTTATCTCAATAGTGGCAAAACTGTAAGGGGGCAGAGGGCCTACGCACTTAAAGTTTATTTTACCCTCATACTTTCTATCTAATTCCGCTAGTTCCTGTTCAAAGACCTCCTTTTTATCTTTATCAAGCAAAAAAGCTGTATTGAAAATCATCCTGTCATTTAAAGTAGCATGCTTACAAAAAGCGCCAGCTTGTCCGCCAGAGGCGGACAAAGCCGTGATTATCTCCTCGGCAATTCTATCTTTTTTTCTATCCAGGAAATCTTTAACCATTTTTCCAAGGATTATGCCACCCTGAATTCTTTCGCCGGGAGGCTTTTGAGTAACCTCGTCTTTGAAGCATTGAATCTCTGCTATTTCTCCTATCTCTTTTAAGACGCCATTCATCTCATTCCAAATGCCCACCAAATCCAATTCGATTTTCCCGCTTAAGGTTTCCATAATTTCTTTAAATAGTTTATAGCCCTTTTTCATTATTCTTTGAGTTTCGTTATCTCCGTCTATAAAAGTTCCAAATTTGAGAGGAACAACTGAATAATTCTGCATGACTTTTTCAATGATAGATTGATGTCTAAGCAGGTAATTTACTAGCTCATCTTTGCGCAGAGTCGCGAAAGGAATTGGTTTACTATCACTTACTACCAAAGAAATATCTTCATAAGGGATAGTAAAAATCTCCCCACCGATCCCCTGGATATCAAAGGTCTGCAGCTTATTGTCCGGGATGACACAATAGAGGTATTTCATCAACTCACCCCCGCTTCTCCTCTTCTCTTATAAAGAGAGGGGGATGGGGGATGAGTTTTTATTTCCTTGATCGCCTGACTAAAATAGGGCCTATCAATTTCAAACTTCGAATAATCCAGTTTCCTGCCCTTAGCTTTATCGATAAAATCTCTAATCGCTAACATAGATGCTCGCCGGCAAATAGCTTCGATGTCGGCGCCGGAAAGCTCCCCGGTCTTTTCAGCCAATTCGGAAAAATCAACCTCTTTAGCTAAAGGCTTATCTTTGGCATGGATTTTAAAAATCTCGACTCTGGTCTTCTTATCCGGCAAAGGCAGTTCAAACTTCAGATCAAACCGGCCTGAACGGAGCAAGGCGGAATCGACCATATCAAAACGATTGGTAGCGGCTAAAACAACCACTCCTTTAAGCTCTTCAATGCCATCCAGTTCAGTTAAAAACTGACTGATAACGCGCTGGGCAACTTGAGAATCTCCTCCCCCGGCTCCGCGAACAGGGACCACGCTTTCGATTTCATCAAAAAACAAAATAGTCGGCGCCGCTTGTTTGGCTTTTTTAAAGATCTCGCGGACAGCCCGCTCGGAATCACCCACATATTTAGACATAAGTTCAGGGCCTTTAACTGAAATAAAATTCACCCCGCTCTCTTTGGCTAAGGCCTTGGCCAAAAGAGTTTTCCCGGTGCCGGGAGCGCCATAAAGCAAAATCCCTTTAGAGGGCTTAGTCGCGGCTTTTTCAAACATTTGAGGATATTCCAGCGGCCACTGAATGGTTTCTTTTAGGTTTTCCTTGATCTCATCCAGCCCGCCGATATCCTCCCAACCCACCTCCGGGACCTCCACAAAGACTTCACGAATAGCCGAGGGCTCCACCTCTTTCATCGCCTCCATAAAATTATCCATGGTAACTTCAAGTTTCATAATTTTTTCATAAGGGATCTCCGCTACGGCAAAATCCAATTGAGGAAATAATATACGCAAGGAGGCCATAGCCGCTTCGCGGCAGAGCGCCTCAAGGTCGGCGCCCACAAAACCATGGGTGATAGCAGCTAATTTTTCCGAATTAACATCTTTGGCTAGCGGCATGCCCCGGGTATTGATGTTTAAAATTTCCAATCTGCCGTTTTTATCCGGGATAGGAATGCTTATTTCCCGGTCAAATCTGCCGGGACGACGCAGAGCCGGGTCAATGACATTGGGAATATTAGTCGCGGCGATCACAATTAGCTGACCCCGGGACGCCAGTCCATCCATCAGCGCTAATAGTTGCGCCACCACTCTTTTTTCAACCTGTTTTTCGCCGCCCATTTCTTCTCTTTTGGGAGCGATGGAATCAATTTCATCAATAAATAGTATCGCCGGAGCATGAGCCGCGGCATCTTCAAAGACTTCGCGTAGTCTGCCTTCTGATTCACCATAAAATTTCCCCATGATCTCCGGCCCGGAAATGCTGGTAAAATAAGCGTCAGTTTCACTGGCCACGGCGCGAGCAATCAGGGTTTTGCCGCAGCCGGGAGGCCCGTAAAGAAATACCCCTTTGGGAGCTTCAATTCCCAATCTCTCAAAAATTTGCGGATACTTAAGAGGGAGTTCGATCATTTCCCTGATTTTCCGTATTTCTTTATGTAAGCCGCCAACATCCTCATAAGTTACCCGATGCGGCCCAGCTTTAGACGCTCCTTCCGTTTTTAATTTAATTTGGGTGGTAGGAGCAATAACTACAATTCCCTCCGGAACTGCTTCTATTACTTTAAACTCCTGATATTTGGTCCCAAAAAGGAGTGCTCTGACTCGATTTCCCGCTATAAGAGGAATGCCTTCAAGTATCCGCCCCATATAGCGGGTATCCTGGGAAGCCATAAGGGTTAAGGGTTGAACGGTAATGCGGGTGGCAGGCTGACTTTTAGCCGGACTTACTTTTACTTTTTCATCCAGGCCCACTCCGGCATTATCTCTGATAATTCCGTCAATTTGTATGAGCCCCTTTCCCCGATCTTCGGCAAAACAGGGCATTACTTTTGCGGGAGTTGATTTCTTACCCTTTATCTCGATAATTTCTCCAACCTCTACCCCGATATCTTTCATATCATCAGGATCGATGCGGGCAATGGCCCGACCCACATCTTTAGAGAGGGATTCGGAGACCTTTAGGGTTAATGTTTCTTTTTTCTTTGCCATAATTCTTAAAATGTAGGGACAACCCTTGTGGTTGTCCGTTTTTTCGGACAGGGACAAGCCCTGTCCCTACAATTCATTTTTGTATCTTTATCTCCAAAACCCCATTCTTATAGGTTGACGCCATTGTTTCAGCTTTAACTTTTGAAGGGAGCAGAACTTCTTTGTGATACTTCCTGTCGCCTTTTGCGGCAGAAATATCCAGGATATCTTCTTTGAGATCAAGCTTGATATCAGTTTCTTCAATCCCCGGCATCTCCACCACCAGCAAGACGTGATCCTTCTCATCGAAAATATCGACCTCCGGTTCCCTTTCTTCTTCGACCACGGTTTTGCCTTCAGGGGTACGATGGATGTTGCCGAAGGAAGAGACTTTGGGCCCGCCTTTGGCCATGGTATTGATCGTGAAACCATACATCATTTTACCTTTCTTGCCGCCTAAACCCTCAATATCTATTGCCCCCGTTTTTTTAAGCTCTTCGCCCTTTTCCGCTAGTTTTCCTACAACATCAAGCAAACTTCCCAATCCCTCAAATATCCCACCCAGGTTAAATCCTGCTTCGACTTTTGGTTCCTCTTTTTTACCTTTTTTCTCTTTTGCCATTTTCACTCATCCTCCTTTATTACAACATTCACAAAATTATACGGCGGCAGGGGACCAACATATTTAAACTGCGCCCGTCCGCCTTTGGCGGAGTATTTTTTATCCAGCTCATCAACCAAAGTATCAAATTCCATTTCGCGAGCTTTATCGACTAAAAAAGCGGCGTTGAGAAACATATTTTCAGTCAAAAGTTTTCCTAAGGCGATATTATAGGCGCTGTGGCGCAAATGAGTGAGGATTTCTTCCCCCTCCTCTTCTTTTTTCTTTTCAAGCAACCTCTCAACCAACTTTCCAGCTTCAATTTGTTCCTCCAAGCCCGAAGCCCCTTTCTTCTTTTTTGCGCTAACTTCAGGGCTGTTGGCAATTTCTTTATAGATTACTTTCATGTCTTTCCAGAATGCCTTGAGCCCCAGCTCAACTTTACCGTCCATATCCCGCAAAAGACTTTTAAACTCACTATGTCTTTTCCCTAGAAGATTTCTTATCTCGTCGGCGCTTTCGGCAATACTGCAAAACCGAACCGGAAGCACGGTAAATTCCTGCATTACTTTTTCGATTGCCTTTTCATGGGCAATTAAATTATCCCGGCTCAAAGTATATTTTGTCATGGGGGTATTGCTGACCACGGCCGAAAGACCTTCGCAAGAAATAGTTGTCACCTCATCCCCTCGCCCGCCAATACCAATGGAACCAAAGTTACAAGGGAAGTTCGTTTCAATAATGCAGTAAATGTATTTTCCCTCTTTATCCAACAGTTACACTCCCTTTTCCATGACAGGCCAGACAGGGCAGGCCGCTTAAAGCTGATCCTCTGCCCCTACATTGCTTACATGTTTTAATTGGCTCTTTAATTGGAACTACTCCTTTCCCATGACAGACGACACAGGAGAAAAAGCTCCTGGGGTTTTTCATTCCCCGCCCCCCGCAATAAGCACAAACTACAACCGGCGGTTGTACGGTGATGGTTCCTTTTCCGCCGCACGCCGGACATTTAGCTTTTTGAGTAGTACCAACTAAGCCTTTCCCGCCGCAAAAAGCGCAGATAAAATCGCTTTTATGTAAAATCTGCCCTTTCCGTTTATCTAAACCTTTTTTCCAATCATAAGCAATCCACTCTTCCATACTAATATTGTAGGGCCATTCTTTGCCATTTAGGGACGCCTTGAGGGGCGCCTGTGGCCGGCAGACTTTTGCGCCTAGCCCTGCCGCCGGCGGTAAGTTGGCCCGCTTCGGCCGCCTGTAGTTTCCGGCTTTCCTTTTCTATGTCAGCTAAGCGCCGCTGAATTATTGTTTTGCGGCGTTCAACGATTGAACTTTCTTTCTCGAGTCGTTCTCTCTCTTTTCCCAGCATATATAAATCCAGGAAAGTCGAGTCTTGATTGCCTCGAGGAATAGAACGCCTGCCCGTAGAATGCAGCGTCCGCAGGCCATGAAGACCGGCGATGTTCACGGCCCCGTTTTTGCGCCGCTCTTTCATATTTTCACCCCCTCGTAATGCTTATTAATTAACTCATTAACAAGTTTCCTGACTTTAGCCTGATTGGTTCTGCTACCCACGCGGCTGGTCTCGGACGCCAGGATGTCAGTGCAAATTTCCCGGAAGATCCCTTTATCGGCATCGTGAGTTCCATTAAGCACCTTTAAACTCTTAGCAATCATGATGCAGCCGCGAATGGTGGGAGCAAACTCGCATTTTCCGGATCCCCGCAGAGCTCGCACAATCCCTACAATTTCCCCGGCTTTATCCTTAGATATTTTTGCTTTAGCGGCAGTAATATCTATCTCTGTTTCTTCATCATAATGATCCAGATCCATAGTAATCATGCGGTCGCGCAGGGCATCCTGACTGCGGTGTACCCCGGCGTATTCTTCAGGGTTGCTGGTAAAGATGGCGGTAAACTCCGGGTCGACCCGAAGATAGGACTCTCCTCCTCCTCGACCAACCGGCAAATCCATTATCTTTTCCTGCAAAATAGAAAGCAAGATATTATTAGCTTCCGGACGGGAGCGGGTAAACTCATCATATATTAATGTAAAGCCGTATTTACAGGCCACCGTTAAGCGGTTATCCACCCAGCGCTTAACCATATCTTCTTCCACTTTCAAAACACGCGAGATAAAGCGATCCACCACTTTTCGGATCCGGTAGCCGTATTCACCACCCACTAAATCAGAGGTTTTAAACTCTTCATCCCCATGAATAAGCACCACGGGCCGGCCGATTTTGCTGGCAATGTGCATCGCCAGGGTGGTTTTACCCGTCCCCGCACCCCCGCGAAAATGGATAGGAAACCCCGCTTTTATATAAACCATAGACCGATCAGCCAATTCTTTCACCTGTTTTGTCTCCACAAAATCGGGCATCGACTTTGGGTCCAAAACGGTAGTCATTTCATCGATGGACATTTTTTTACCTCCTTTTTTTTCGGACAGGGATAAACCCTGTCCCTACATGATAATGTAGGGACAACCCTTGTGGTTGTCCGTAAAATCTATTTCCCTACCAACCCAGTCCCCTGACACTCAAGACACGGAAGATCGCCTTTGCCTATATTGCGTCCGGTGCCCTTACAGGCAGAACACTTTTTATCACTGCGCTTACCTGGAATTACTCCCTTGCCCCGGCAGGCAATGCAGGTATTGCGGGTTTGGGGTTGGACCCCGCTTCCCCCGCAATATGCACAGTCTACATAGGGTTCTTCAACCGTAACCTGCCCGGCGTCACCGCAAACCTGGCAGTTAGCCAACTCCGAGAGAAGGTCAAAAGGATCTTTGCCCGTGCCTTTACAAAAGGCACATTTTATTTTCGGCATAACCTTGCCCTCCTTTTAGCTCTTTCTCGGTCTTCCTCTTTTACCTTTTTTCTTTGGCTTAGCGGATTCTTCTACTGTCTTAACTTCTATGCCCGCGGCAATGGGTTTGCCTTTTTCAATTTTTATAGCAACCCCATGCCTAGCTTTTTCCATCTGCTCCGCCATTTTCTGCCAGGCACCGCTTGCCGCTGTCATGTCATCCTTAACCTCAGCCAAATAACTACTTACTTCTTTATCTATTTCCATTATTCTCTTCTGAATTCCAGATAACATGGCCTTGAAATCTTTCAACCTATTCGTTTCTCCAGTCTTCAATGCTTCTTCAAGAGCTTCAGCCATTTCCTTATGCTCCTTCTGAAGTTCTTTAAGCATTCTCTTTACATTGCTGACTAAATCTTCAGCAAATTTGGCTAGATCCTTTGCCTGTGCGGTAGCCATCTTCCTGTGGTCGCCAGCAAAACCCTTTAATAGGCCACTGGTTGTATCCACCAAATCACCCACAAAGGAACTTAAATCTTTCCTTTGCTCCGCACCCATTTTCACCCGATCCCGGTTAAAGCCCTTAAGGGTATCATGGGTATCTGAAAAAATATTCCCTAAAACACTTATTCTGGCATCATAATCGCCTACAATTTTATCCGCTAAACTTTTCATCTCTTGTGCAATTGACATTTCCCTTACCTCCTCTTATTTGACATAAACTTTCGAATCCCTGTCTGCCGGCAGGCTATTTTGTGGCAGTCATCACCCCCTTTCCTCCTACGCCCTTCCACCTTCGCTCTTCGAGCTCCGGCGGACAAGCCGGGCTTCGGAGGACACGCTTTTTCGCCATGGTTAAAGATAAACTGCGCCAGGACCCGGCTGCGGCTATCCTTTCTTCCTGAAAGCCCTTGAGCATGGCTTTAAAGTCTCTTATTCTTATGGTTTCGCCTTTACTTAAAAGCCCCCTTATTCCTTTCGCCAACTCCTCATTTTCTTTACGATATTCGGCAACTTGGGCCTGGAAACCCTTAAGCATTTTTGTTACTTGATCCTGCCGCGCCAGCTGCTGCTTTTTAATTTCAGAGAACTTGGCCTTAAACTCGTCCAGCCGAATTTGCTCACCGGCGACTAATTGTTTATTGAAATCCGCAAATCCTTCCTTTAATGTCCCGGCAACCGCCTTTTGCTCCGCCAGATAATCTTCCAAAAGTTTCTTTACCTCTTTTTCCCGATTGCTTTGCTCTTCCAAAATCCCCCGCATCATTTGATCAAAATCCTTATGCCGCAGGGAGTCGGTTTTGGCCAATTTCTCACGGAGTTCTTTGCTTAACGATTCTCTTTCTTCCCGGGTTTCAAGCAGGGCTTTTTGAAAACCATCCAGCATTTGGTGGGTATCAGAAAAAATGCATTCTATCGAAGCGATGCGGTCTTCATAAGAAGAAATAACATCACAAGCAAGGAACTGCATCTTTTCCGCGACATTTGATACGCCGTCAACCATTTCTACCTCCGATTATTTTAAGAAAGATTCCTGGTGCAGAATGCCTTATTCCGGGATTCCTCAGCAAGAATCGTTCCCATAAGTTTCAAGAAACTTACGCTGCTGCGGTTGCCGTGAGGCCTACTGCTTCAGCATATTTCAAGAATGTCTCAACACCGGCGACCACAACTCTGGCTTCAATCGCCAGAAGCTCGATCCCGACTAAGGATATCCTTACCCACGCGTCAATCACGATGCCCTTATCGAGAATGCGATCGATGACTTCTACCAAGCTGGAACTTCCAATTGCTTTTTCAACTGCCATGTTTTTTCACCTCCTTTTGTTTATAATATAATGTAGGGCAAGGGCTTATCCCTTGCCGAACTCCCTTAATCAATAATCATCATAAATTTGGGATTCTGTTTCTTTTATGGCTGTTTTTAACAGGCCAAGAATGCCTAAAAGTTTCCGCAACCACTTAAACATTCTCATTTTCCAATTTCCGGGTTGATTTTATAGTCATAAATAAAGAAAAAACCAAGGCTGTATAAAGGCATACCTTAGCTTTTCCGAAAAATTAAGTTTGGTGAAGCTCGCGGAAATCCGCGAATTTTTATTTTCCGTGTGTGTGTGTGTGTGGGGGGGGGGGGGGGGGGGGGGGGGGGGGGGGGCAGACTATTTAATCTATCACTCATCATTATGATGAGATCACTCATCGGTAATTGTGTGTTCATTTTTTTACTTCTCTTTCCTTCCGAGCTTCCACCTCCGCACTCTAAGCGGACAGGTCGAAGAGCCAGGCAGTAATTTACATTACTACTAAGGAAGTATATGGCATTTAGCCCATTTGTCAAGTTGTTTTTGACCTATGGGCTATTCTTCTCTTATACCCAATTGGCTTAGACTGTAAGCCTGGAAGGAGGAATAATAAATGGCAATTTTAAACGGCCTTGGCAAAAAGATCAAAATGCTAAGAAACGCAAGGGGCTTGACCCAGGAAGATTTAGATGGGCTTACTGGGCTACATTATACATTTATTGCTAAAATTGAAGCCGGGAAGAAACAACCTAGTTTAAAAAGCCTGGCAAAAATAGCTAAAGCGTTAGGCATCTCCCTTTCGCGGCTTTTTGAAGAAAAACAAAAGGTTCCTATCAAACCCCCGCTAAATAAATTAATAAAGATTCTTGAAGATAGGGATCCAAAAGAAGTAAATCTTATTATCGAATTGGCAGAAACTATTTTTTCTAAAGCAGACAAGCTATTAAAACAAAAAGGGTCACGACAAAAGTCGGGGGGGGGGGGGGGGGGGGGGGGGGGGATCAGGTTAAGGTATAATGGAAAGGAATGAAGATACTGACACTCGACGAAAAAGGGCGGGGCGTTGGGCCGGAAGGGTTACATGTCTCCTTCGCTTACCCCGGCGATGAAGTCGAAGCTATCCTGATCAACCGCCGCAAGAAAACCGGCCGGCTGGTCAAG contains:
- a CDS encoding gas vesicle protein GvpG; translation: MAFIIDDILMLPVQGFMGIFEAIKTQVDEELSDEAKPQQALLEAQTLLDMGEITEDEYQKRETKIMERLEAIRKYKEGEEE
- a CDS encoding GvpL/GvpF family gas vesicle protein; the encoded protein is MTGEEGIYVYCIIDNPKEGKEFKTPGIGGRSDRVYAISFDGLGAVVSRSPKMRYQALRENLMPHELVVEEAMQEFTALPVRFCTVAKSEAEVVEKGLKRFEATLKDMIKNMKGKVELGLRVMWTALEPIFAEIAETPEIKKLKSSPHPNLMEIGRRVEELLKIKKEKEVEDLLGKFKKLAVDYKLNSTYGDPWLMNAAFLVEKEKEKDFDELVNKIHEQHKDRINLKYVGPLAPYNFANVELMF
- a CDS encoding GvpL/GvpF family gas vesicle protein; translated protein: MKYLYCVIPDNKLQTFDIQGIGGEIFTIPYEDISLVVSDSKPIPFATLRKDELVNYLLRHQSIIEKVMQNYSVVPLKFGTFIDGDNETQRIMKKGYKLFKEIMETLSGKIELDLVGIWNEMNGVLKEIGEIAEIQCFKDEVTQKPPGERIQGGIILGKMVKDFLDRKKDRIAEEIITALSASGGQAGAFCKHATLNDRMIFNTAFLLDKDKKEVFEQELAELDRKYEGKINFKCVGPLPPYSFATIEIKKLTPDEIFYAKAVLGIVEDPPPEEVKRAYRAMAGKLHPDKNPDNPEAAKQFVELKKAFDLLYEYTSNGCDLFSVKKLTLPT
- a CDS encoding CDC48 family AAA ATPase; translation: MAKKKETLTLKVSESLSKDVGRAIARIDPDDMKDIGVEVGEIIEIKGKKSTPAKVMPCFAEDRGKGLIQIDGIIRDNAGVGLDEKVKVSPAKSQPATRITVQPLTLMASQDTRYMGRILEGIPLIAGNRVRALLFGTKYQEFKVIEAVPEGIVVIAPTTQIKLKTEGASKAGPHRVTYEDVGGLHKEIRKIREMIELPLKYPQIFERLGIEAPKGVFLYGPPGCGKTLIARAVASETDAYFTSISGPEIMGKFYGESEGRLREVFEDAAAHAPAILFIDEIDSIAPKREEMGGEKQVEKRVVAQLLALMDGLASRGQLIVIAATNIPNVIDPALRRPGRFDREISIPIPDKNGRLEILNINTRGMPLAKDVNSEKLAAITHGFVGADLEALCREAAMASLRILFPQLDFAVAEIPYEKIMKLEVTMDNFMEAMKEVEPSAIREVFVEVPEVGWEDIGGLDEIKENLKETIQWPLEYPQMFEKAATKPSKGILLYGAPGTGKTLLAKALAKESGVNFISVKGPELMSKYVGDSERAVREIFKKAKQAAPTILFFDEIESVVPVRGAGGGDSQVAQRVISQFLTELDGIEELKGVVVLAATNRFDMVDSALLRSGRFDLKFELPLPDKKTRVEIFKIHAKDKPLAKEVDFSELAEKTGELSGADIEAICRRASMLAIRDFIDKAKGRKLDYSKFEIDRPYFSQAIKEIKTHPPSPSLYKRRGEAGVS
- the hsp20 gene encoding archaeal heat shock protein Hsp20, with product MAKEKKGKKEEPKVEAGFNLGGIFEGLGSLLDVVGKLAEKGEELKKTGAIDIEGLGGKKGKMMYGFTINTMAKGGPKVSSFGNIHRTPEGKTVVEEEREPEVDIFDEKDHVLLVVEMPGIEETDIKLDLKEDILDISAAKGDRKYHKEVLLPSKVKAETMASTYKNGVLEIKIQK
- a CDS encoding GvpL/GvpF family gas vesicle protein, with product MDKEGKYIYCIIETNFPCNFGSIGIGGRGDEVTTISCEGLSAVVSNTPMTKYTLSRDNLIAHEKAIEKVMQEFTVLPVRFCSIAESADEIRNLLGKRHSEFKSLLRDMDGKVELGLKAFWKDMKVIYKEIANSPEVSAKKKKGASGLEEQIEAGKLVERLLEKKKEEEGEEILTHLRHSAYNIALGKLLTENMFLNAAFLVDKAREMEFDTLVDELDKKYSAKGGRAQFKYVGPLPPYNFVNVVIKEDE
- the gvpN gene encoding gas vesicle protein GvpN, translated to MSIDEMTTVLDPKSMPDFVETKQVKELADRSMVYIKAGFPIHFRGGAGTGKTTLAMHIASKIGRPVVLIHGDEEFKTSDLVGGEYGYRIRKVVDRFISRVLKVEEDMVKRWVDNRLTVACKYGFTLIYDEFTRSRPEANNILLSILQEKIMDLPVGRGGGESYLRVDPEFTAIFTSNPEEYAGVHRSQDALRDRMITMDLDHYDEETEIDITAAKAKISKDKAGEIVGIVRALRGSGKCEFAPTIRGCIMIAKSLKVLNGTHDADKGIFREICTDILASETSRVGSRTNQAKVRKLVNELINKHYEGVKI
- the gvpA gene encoding gas vesicle structural protein GvpA, yielding MAVEKAIGSSSLVEVIDRILDKGIVIDAWVRISLVGIELLAIEARVVVAGVETFLKYAEAVGLTATAAA
- a CDS encoding helix-turn-helix transcriptional regulator yields the protein MAILNGLGKKIKMLRNARGLTQEDLDGLTGLHYTFIAKIEAGKKQPSLKSLAKIAKALGISLSRLFEEKQKVPIKPPLNKLIKILEDRDPKEVNLIIELAETIFSKADKLLKQKGSRQKSGGGGGGGGGIRLRYNGKE